From Roseovarius pelagicus:
CGCCTGTGCCATCTCGGCACCGCTCACGCCGCTCAGCGAGACAGGGATTTCGTGAACAACCGGCAGACCGCTGGCCTCAATATCAGACAGAGTCTGTCCGTAGCGCGCCACAAGGTGCTGGCCGGTCGCAATGATCCCGACTTCAAACCCCTCTGTCTGGTGGAGAAGTTGCAGAGTCTTTTCCATCAGCCCAAAATCGGCGCGGCTTCCGGTGACATAATGTATTTTCATGCGGGTCTCTTCTTGATGCCGGCGCTTACGAGGGCCTCGGCCAGTTCGAACTCATCCAGCTCGTCGATATCGATGCTGTCGGTGAAACGCATGACATATCCCCGCGTCGCCGTGTCGTGAAATTGGGCGTGTTGTCGGAACAGCCCGCAGTTCTGCAGGTAAATCGCTCCGTTCGGGCGGTAGGGGGGCTATCGTCATGCAACACGGCCTGCGCGGACAGGGCTGGATGCAGCATGCCGTCGCTATCCATGTTCAGAGCCCAGCCAAGCGGCTTTCCCGCAACGATGCCCATCACAGAAGAGCATCCGTGACCCCGCAGTGCCAACGCTTCGCGCATATGCTCTGCGGTGCGGAAGGGCGATGTTGGCTGCATCAGCATGAAAGAGGCCGCATCGGGCAGCTTCAGCAGGTCAATGGCATGGCGCACCACATCTGCAGAGCAGGCGGTGTCGCTGGCAAGAACTGCCGGGCGATCGATGACGCGCGCGCCCGCATCCTGCGCGCAGGCCGAGATCCCGGAATCGTCGGTTGTGACGACAATCTCGTCAAAGATCGAGGCTTCAATGGCGGCCCGGATCGTCCAAGCGATCAGCGGAAGCCCCCCCAGAGGCCGTATATTCTTGCCCGGTAACCGTTTGGAGCCCCCGCGCGCTGGAATTACAGCAACTAAATCCATTTCACTTCGTGCCTAATAATCCGTTTCTATTCTCGTATAACTGATGCATAGAGCGGGTTCCTAGAGGCAATATCAGCCTTGGATGAAAACGCTTGGGCCAGACACATGGCCACTCTGTAGTTGGGGATCGATTTTGGCCCGTTCTGTTCTGGTGACATCTGCGCTAATTGGCCTTGTCTTGCTGCTCAGCCGTCTCACAGGATTCCTGCGTGAACTACTGCTCGCATCCCAGCTGGGTGTCGGGAAGACATCTGATGCGGCTGTTTTGATGCTGACCTTCCCGGATTTCATGGTTGGATTCCTGTTGGCCGGGGGACTCAGCGCTGCCATCGTACCGGCCCTGAAGAAAAGCGTCGGCACCGCGCGCATCAGGTTGTTTCGGCGCATCGCGATGTTGACGGTGTTGCTGTTTTCCTTGCTGGCCGTCGGCATGGCGCTCACGGCGGACACGATCATCGCCCTCATGGCGCCGGCATTGATCAGCAATCCCATTCCCGGATTTGCAGACGCGTTCCGGGTAAGCCTGCTGGCGCTGCCGGTGGTCGCCTATGTCGGTGCGCAAACCAGCTATCTGAACACGGTCGGGCGCTTTGTGCTGCCTAATATCAGTGTTCTGATCTTCAATCTGATTATCTGTTTTTATCTGGCGTTTTTTGTGTCCGCCACGGGTGGGCTGATGGGGCTTGCGCTCATTCTGGTTATCGCCACGTTGACGCGCTTGGGGTCGCAGATGATCTTTGCTCCCGAGACATTGAGGCGCCTGCCTCAGGAGGTCTCCAGTCCGGGCAACCTTGTGACATTCGATCTGCTGAAGAAATTCATCTTTGGAGTCATCAGCTATGGCGTGATCGTCGGAGCTCCGATCATATTTCGCTCAATCTATGCCACGGGCGGCGAAGGATATCTTGCAGTTTTCAGCTTTGCGAAGAAGTTGTTCGACCTTCCTACCGCACTGATGGTGGCACCGCTGGTTACCATTCTACTGCCCAAGCTGGCGGCCATGGTGAATGCAGATGATGGTGATGTAAAAGACCATGTGCAGCAAGCCCTTACCGCGGGGCTGGCCTTTGTCGGCATCATTGCAATCAGCGGGCTGATCTTCATGCCGATGATCGCCGATCTGATTTACTTGCATGGGGCGATGACCCCGGCAGGTACAGCACATATCACCCTTCTGGCACAGCTATTCTTCCTTGCATTGCCATTCTACGCGATGATGCATCTTGGGGCGATTGCCCTCAGTGCTCAGGGCCGTGTCGGCACGGTGCTGACAAATACGCTGATTGCTTTAGGTCTCAGCTTCGCAGTGACTTTCTTCCTGCAGCTTACGTTCAACACACTTAGCGCACCAGTCGGGTTCGTGGCGTTTCACATCTTTGCGGGGATCCTGAATATCGGAGTGATCCTGGGCAAGCGCTGTCTGATCTGGGGAACTTGGCACGGGATATTCTGGGGGGTCATAAAGACGGGTATCGCAGCGACGCCCTTTGTCCTTTACAGGATCTGGTTTCCGGAACTGTCGTCCTTCTGGCTGGATATTGGTCTGCTCATTTTGTGTGGTCTGTGCCTGA
This genomic window contains:
- a CDS encoding acylneuraminate cytidylyltransferase family protein; the protein is MDLVAVIPARGGSKRLPGKNIRPLGGLPLIAWTIRAAIEASIFDEIVVTTDDSGISACAQDAGARVIDRPAVLASDTACSADVVRHAIDLLKLPDAASFMLMQPTSPFRTAEHMREALALRGHGCSSVMGIVAGKPLGWALNMDSDGMLHPALSAQAVLHDDSPPTARTERFTCRTAGCSDNTPNFTTRRRGDMSCVSPTASISTSWMSSNWPRPS
- a CDS encoding lipid II flippase MurJ; protein product: MARSVLVTSALIGLVLLLSRLTGFLRELLLASQLGVGKTSDAAVLMLTFPDFMVGFLLAGGLSAAIVPALKKSVGTARIRLFRRIAMLTVLLFSLLAVGMALTADTIIALMAPALISNPIPGFADAFRVSLLALPVVAYVGAQTSYLNTVGRFVLPNISVLIFNLIICFYLAFFVSATGGLMGLALILVIATLTRLGSQMIFAPETLRRLPQEVSSPGNLVTFDLLKKFIFGVISYGVIVGAPIIFRSIYATGGEGYLAVFSFAKKLFDLPTALMVAPLVTILLPKLAAMVNADDGDVKDHVQQALTAGLAFVGIIAISGLIFMPMIADLIYLHGAMTPAGTAHITLLAQLFFLALPFYAMMHLGAIALSAQGRVGTVLTNTLIALGLSFAVTFFLQLTFNTLSAPVGFVAFHIFAGILNIGVILGKRCLIWGTWHGIFWGVIKTGIAATPFVLYRIWFPELSSFWLDIGLLILCGLCLSAVNLSAFRVLHHMRIDTT